The Anas acuta chromosome 7, bAnaAcu1.1, whole genome shotgun sequence genome has a window encoding:
- the LOC137859935 gene encoding dual specificity protein phosphatase 13B-like isoform X3, translating into MPHTRDDSSPTSSAGSPDSYETPALADLQRLIWFRGGSDNHVDQVWPNIYLGDAWAARCKTTLQSLNITHILNAADGPYSINTGARYYKDLQIEYFGVEAFDDPSFDLSIFFYDAANFIGKALNTSGGKVFVHCAMGVSRSASLVLAFLMIHKNMTLVDALKTVGSHRNICPNTGFLSQLRDLDIKLNEERKGNRESAGKKL; encoded by the exons ATGCCTCACACCAGAGATGACTCTTCCCCAACCAGCAGTGCAGGGAGCCCAGATTCCTATGAAACACCAGCGCTAGCAGACCTCCAGCGGCTGATTTGGTTCAGAGGAGGGTCGGATAATCACGTGGACCAAGTCTGGCCAAACATTTACCTGGGAGATGC GTGGGCTGCGAGGTGCAAAACTACTCTTCAAAGCCTCAACATTACTCACATCCTTAATGCAGCAGATGGACCATACAGTATCAACACGGGAGCCAGATATTACAAAGATCTGCAAATAGAGTACTTCGGAGTAGAAGCATTTGATGATCCTTCCTTTGATTTAAGTATCTTCTTCTACGATGCTGCCAATTTCATAGGCAAAGCCTTAAACACTTCAGGAg gtAAAGTGTTTGTGCATTGTGCCATGGGGGTAAGCCGCTCTGCATCCTTAGTGCTTGCCTTTTTGATGATCCACAAAAACATGACACTCGTGGATGCTCTGAAAACAGTGGGTTCTCACAGAAACATCTGCCCAAACACAGGGTTCCTCAGCCAGCTCCGAGACTTGgacattaaattaaatgaagagaggaaaggaaacagagaatCTGCTGGCAAAAAGTTATAA